In Oryza sativa Japonica Group chromosome 3, ASM3414082v1, one DNA window encodes the following:
- the LOC4332744 gene encoding eukaryotic translation initiation factor 2 subunit beta yields MADEEQVERKEEVSELTPFDPTKKKKKKKVVIQDPSDEVDKLAEKTESLTVAETGEPSFTGMKKKKKKHVEHDTSLTEAGDGEDAIDDQIGEDEEGEGIVLGGATRYPWEGTDRDYKYEELLGRVFNILRENNPDLAGDRRRTVMRPPQVLREGTKKTVFVNFMDLCKTMHRQPEHVMMFLLAEMGTSGSLDGQQRLVIKGRFAPKNFEAILRRYINEYVICNGCKSPDTILSKENRLFFLRCEQCGSSRSVAPIKAGFVAQVGRRKAGT; encoded by the exons ATGGCGGACGAGGAGCAggtggagaggaaggaggaggtctCCGAG CTTACTCCTTTTGACCCaaccaagaaaaagaagaagaagaaggttgTGATCCAAGATCCATCTGATGAGGTGGATAAGTTGGCAGAGAAAACTGAGAGCTTGACAG tcgcTGAGACTGGTGAGCCAAGTTTTACAGGcatgaaaaagaagaagaagaagcat GTGGAGCATGATACATCTCTTACTGAAGCTGGAGATGGTGAAGATGCTATAG ATGATCAAATCGGAGAGGATGAAGAAGGAGAAGGGATTGTGCTTGGAGGTGCAACTCGATACCCTTGGGAAGGAACTGACAGAGATTATAAATATGAAGAG CTGCTTGGCAGAGTATTTAATATCCTGCGTGAGAATAATCCTGATCTTGCTGGTGATAGACGAAGAACTGTTATGAGGCCTCCTCAAGTTCTTAGGGAAGGCACAAAGAAGACAGTTTTTGTGAACTTCATGGATTTGTGCAAAAC AATGCATAGGCAACCTGAACATGTGATGATGTTTTTACTTGCTGAGATGGGAACAAGTGGATCCCTTGATGGGCAACAAAGATTGGTTATAAAAGGAAGATTTGCTCCTAAAAACTTTGAAGCCATACTTAGGAGATATATCA atgagtatgtcatatgcaaTGGGTGCAAGAGTCCTGATACCATCCTTTCTAAGGAGAATAGGTTGTTCTTCCTTCGTTGCGAACAG TGTGGTTCTTCAAGATCTGTTGCTCCTATCAAGGCTGGATTCGTTGCCCAAGTTGGTCGTCGGAAGGCTGGAACCTAA
- the LOC4332745 gene encoding photosystem II repair protein PSB27-H1, chloroplastic, with protein sequence MRPASSPVPAVLTAPATAATAAIAVKPTPPQRALQASRRELVVAAAAVALWPCGGAARAASDDEYVSETKDVIGKVRSTINMDRADPGVADAVAELRELSNSWVAKYRREKSLLGRPSFREMYSALNAVSGHYISFGPTAPIPNKRRARILEEMDTAEKALLRGR encoded by the coding sequence ATGAGGCCAGCGTCGTCCCCCGTGCCGGCCGTCCTCACGGCCCCGGCTACCGCTGCcactgccgccatcgccgtaaAGCCAACGCCGCCTCAACGCGCGCTTCAAGCCAGCAGGCGCGagttggtggtggcggcggcggcggtggcgctgtgGCCGTGCGGgggagcggcgcgggcggcgtcggACGACGAGTACGTGAGCGAGACGAAGGACGTGATCGGGAAGGTGCGGTCGACGATCAACATGGACAGGGCGGACCCCGGGGTGGCGGACGCGGTGGCGGAGCTCCGCGAGCTGTCCAACTCGTGGGTGGCCAAGTACCGCAGGGAGAAGTCGCTGCTGGGCCGCCCGTCCTTCAGGGAGATGTACTCCGCGCTCAACGCCGTGTCGGGCCACTACATCAGCTTCGGCCCCACGGCCCCCATCCCCAACAAGCGCCGCGCCCGCATCCTCGAGGAGATGGACACCGCCGAGAAGGCCCTGCTCCGCGGCCGGTGA